One Pyrus communis chromosome 13, drPyrComm1.1, whole genome shotgun sequence genomic window carries:
- the LOC137713373 gene encoding uncharacterized protein, producing the protein MADQKICKNKHQYDSEDGDDDVNKDTGSDCGLSLEKLNLGSRKKLVIFSLNGLIVHRVSLHYGTKIPSNRTPDGTYGSYLVFRRPFCEEFMQFCFERFEVGIWSSAQEKNVDGVLDCIMGKLRRRLAFVWDQHECTDSGLKSLENKNKPLFFKELDKVWSYFSGKYSESDTLSIDDKPYKALLNPPNTGIFLESYDAENDNDKELDPKGELGKYLDGLADAKDVQIYVKGNPFGMPAISPTHPDWKFYSNVLRRLGKRYKR; encoded by the exons ATGGCTGATCAAAAGATCTGTAAAAACAAGCATCAATATGACAGCGAAGACGGCGACGATGATGTCAACAAAGACACCGGAAGCGATTGCGGCCTTTCTCTGGAGAAGCTAAACCTAGGATCAAGGAAGAAGCTTGTAATCTTTAGCCTCAATGGCTTGATAGTCCACAGAGTTTCCCTCCACTACGGGACAAAAATTCCGAGCAATCGTACTCCCGATGGCACATATGGAAGCTATCTAG TTTTTAGGAGACCATTTTGTGAGGAAttcatgcaattttgttttGAAAGATTTGAAGTTGGAATATGGAGTTCTGCCCAAGA AAAAAATGTGGATGGTGTGTTGGATTGTATAATGGGAAAGCTGAGAAGACGACTGGCATTTGTTTGG GATCAACATGAATGTACCGACTCTGGGTTGAAGTCGCTGGAGAATAAAAACAAGCCTCTATTTTTCAAAGAACTGGACAAAGTGTGGAGCTATTTTAGTGGGAAATATTCAGAATCTGATACACTTTCCATTGATGACAAACCTTACAAGGCTCTATTGAATCCT CCTAACACAGGTATCTTCTTGGAGTCATATGATGCTGAGAATGACAACGACAAAGAATTAG ATCCAAAGGGAGAACTTGGGAAGTATTTGGATGGCCTTGCAGATGCAAAAGATGTGCAAATTTATGTGAAGGGAAACCCTTTTGGAATGCCTGCAATTTCACCTACTCATCCGGATTGGAAATTCTACTCGAATGTTCTTCGTAGACTCGGAAAGCGGTACAAGCGTTGA